The following proteins come from a genomic window of Pseudomonas putida:
- a CDS encoding Rsd/AlgQ family anti-sigma factor: MLDSCQNAQERWGGVHKLIDTWLKEREELVQAFGALRDAKPAFADKDKSRDFCAVLVDYVSAWHFEVSEQLVTEAKAFGDQKALKLAEEINPRINDITQIALAFNDHCEKGDCKDTERFADKLGKLGSLLHERFELEDCLIEVLHNAHKEEDAIEA, from the coding sequence ATGCTCGATAGTTGTCAGAACGCCCAGGAACGCTGGGGTGGGGTTCACAAGCTGATCGACACCTGGCTCAAGGAGCGGGAGGAGTTGGTTCAGGCTTTCGGTGCCTTGCGCGATGCCAAGCCGGCATTTGCGGACAAAGACAAGAGCCGCGACTTTTGTGCGGTGCTTGTCGATTATGTGTCAGCCTGGCATTTCGAGGTCAGTGAACAACTGGTCACTGAGGCCAAGGCGTTTGGTGACCAGAAAGCGCTGAAGCTGGCTGAAGAGATCAACCCGCGGATCAATGACATTACCCAGATTGCGCTGGCTTTCAATGACCACTGCGAGAAAGGTGATTGCAAGGACACTGAGCGCTTCGCCGATAAGCTCGGCAAGCTCGGCAGCCTGCTGCACGAACGCTTCGAGCTGGAAGACTGCCTGATCGAAGTGTTGCACAACGCGCACAAGGAAGAAGACGCGATCGAGGCCTGA
- a CDS encoding FKBP-type peptidyl-prolyl cis-trans isomerase: protein MPRYLFIGLCLVAPIALAAPESAPASDHDVAYSLGASLGERLRQEVPGLQLEALVEGLRQSYQNQPLKLDKARMQAILQQHEEQANNAAVQAEVEKLQAIEARFMANERARAGVHELPEGVLYSELKSGIGAQPSPKGKVQVRYVGRLPDGTVFDQNQQPQWFGLDSVIEGWQVALPHMKTGAKWRLVIPSAQAYGAEGAGDLIAPYTPLVFEIELLAVGG, encoded by the coding sequence ATGCCTCGTTATCTTTTTATCGGCCTGTGCCTGGTGGCTCCTATCGCGCTCGCCGCCCCCGAGTCGGCTCCTGCCAGTGATCACGACGTGGCCTACAGCCTGGGCGCCAGCCTTGGGGAGCGACTGCGCCAGGAGGTGCCTGGATTGCAGCTGGAGGCGTTGGTTGAAGGCCTTCGCCAGTCCTATCAGAACCAGCCCCTCAAACTCGACAAGGCTCGCATGCAAGCCATTCTTCAGCAGCATGAAGAACAGGCGAACAACGCCGCCGTGCAAGCCGAAGTGGAAAAACTGCAAGCCATCGAGGCGCGCTTCATGGCCAACGAGCGCGCACGCGCCGGTGTGCATGAGCTGCCTGAGGGTGTGCTCTATAGTGAACTGAAAAGTGGTATCGGCGCGCAGCCCAGCCCCAAGGGCAAGGTGCAGGTCCGCTATGTAGGCAGGTTGCCTGACGGCACGGTGTTCGATCAGAACCAGCAACCACAGTGGTTCGGCCTGGATTCGGTCATCGAAGGGTGGCAGGTGGCGTTGCCACACATGAAAACGGGAGCGAAATGGCGCCTGGTGATCCCATCGGCACAAGCCTACGGTGCCGAGGGCGCGGGAGACCTGATCGCGCCCTACACGCCGCTGGTATTCGAAATCGAGCTTCTGGCGGTCGGCGGCTGA
- a CDS encoding AlgP family protein, which yields MSAKKKPVSTPLHLLQQLSGSLLEHLEDACSQALADAEKLLAKLEKQRGKAQEKLHNGRLKLQDAAKAGKAKAQGKAQKAIGELESLLDSLKERQTQTRTYIQQLKRDAQESLKLAQGVGKVREAAGKALDQRAVAAKSAKPATAKAPARAAAKPAARPAAKAAAKAPAKAAAAKAPSRAAAAKPAAAKAPAKVAAKPAAKPVAAKAAAAKAPSRAAAVKPAATKAPAKVAAAKPAAKPATSRGAAAKPAAAKAPAKTTAAKPAAKAAAKPAAKPAAKAPAKPAAKPAAAKPAANKPAEPKPATPAVTNSAGPAIPAPSSAPASTSPQTPSSAS from the coding sequence ATGTCGGCCAAGAAGAAGCCAGTAAGTACGCCGTTACACCTGCTCCAGCAACTTTCGGGCAGCTTGCTCGAACACTTGGAAGATGCCTGCTCGCAAGCGCTGGCTGATGCGGAAAAACTGCTGGCGAAGTTGGAAAAGCAGCGTGGAAAGGCCCAGGAAAAACTGCACAACGGTCGCCTGAAGTTGCAGGACGCGGCCAAGGCAGGTAAAGCCAAGGCCCAGGGCAAAGCCCAGAAAGCCATTGGTGAACTTGAGTCGTTGCTCGACTCGCTCAAAGAGCGTCAGACGCAAACCCGTACTTATATCCAGCAACTCAAACGCGATGCCCAAGAAAGCCTGAAGCTGGCCCAGGGTGTAGGCAAGGTGCGCGAGGCTGCTGGCAAGGCACTGGACCAGCGGGCTGTGGCAGCCAAATCGGCTAAGCCGGCCACTGCAAAAGCGCCTGCCAGAGCAGCGGCCAAACCTGCAGCAAGACCGGCCGCCAAAGCTGCCGCAAAAGCGCCTGCCAAGGCCGCCGCTGCCAAGGCGCCGTCGCGGGCTGCTGCTGCCAAACCTGCTGCCGCAAAAGCCCCGGCCAAGGTTGCGGCTAAACCTGCAGCCAAACCAGTCGCTGCCAAAGCGGCTGCTGCCAAGGCGCCATCGCGCGCTGCTGCGGTCAAGCCTGCTGCCACCAAGGCTCCGGCCAAAGTCGCTGCTGCCAAGCCTGCCGCCAAACCAGCCACTTCCAGAGGGGCTGCGGCTAAACCGGCTGCGGCCAAGGCGCCGGCTAAAACCACCGCAGCCAAGCCTGCTGCGAAAGCTGCCGCGAAACCTGCAGCCAAGCCAGCCGCCAAAGCCCCGGCCAAACCTGCGGCAAAACCTGCCGCTGCCAAGCCGGCCGCCAACAAGCCGGCTGAACCCAAACCGGCTACGCCTGCGGTGACCAACTCGGCAGGCCCCGCAATCCCGGCGCCGTCCTCCGCACCGGCAAGCACCTCGCCTCAGACGCCGTCTTCGGCCTCTTGA
- a CDS encoding TIGR02444 family protein, which produces MYTDLWNYALALYARPGVEAACLSVQAEGGDVCLLLCASWLQTRGVAVEAGRIDALRAIAEPWQTEVVTPLRSLRQKWRTTAQHDPHLEALREQVKGLELQAEKRLLQRLEECARQWPTGSLEPADDWLARLAPDQVRGHDSLAQLRVAATGLQEAEDGV; this is translated from the coding sequence ATGTACACCGACCTGTGGAATTACGCCCTGGCCCTGTATGCCCGGCCGGGAGTTGAAGCGGCTTGCCTGAGCGTGCAGGCCGAGGGGGGCGATGTGTGCCTGTTGCTGTGCGCGAGCTGGCTGCAAACCCGAGGTGTCGCCGTAGAAGCCGGGCGAATCGACGCTTTGCGCGCAATTGCCGAGCCTTGGCAAACTGAAGTGGTAACGCCGCTACGCAGTTTGCGCCAGAAATGGCGGACTACCGCGCAGCATGACCCGCACCTGGAGGCGTTGCGTGAGCAAGTAAAGGGCTTGGAACTGCAGGCGGAGAAGCGCTTGCTGCAACGCCTTGAGGAATGCGCACGGCAATGGCCCACGGGCTCGCTTGAGCCCGCAGACGATTGGCTGGCCAGGCTGGCGCCCGACCAGGTCCGTGGCCACGACTCGCTGGCTCAGCTGCGAGTCGCCGCCACAGGGCTTCAAGAGGCCGAAGACGGCGTCTGA